A genomic stretch from Sulfurimonas sediminis includes:
- the purC gene encoding phosphoribosylaminoimidazolesuccinocarboxamide synthase, which translates to MEKKELLYEGKAKKLYATEDENLVISEFKDDLTAFNGEKKSSEVGKGALNNKISTELFKLLEKNGIPTHFVKMLDDNHMLHKKVDVILIEVIVRNIATGSLTRNLGIEDGTVLPFTLVEFDYKNDELGDPKLNDQHALILGLVDFQDELDKLRRMARQVNDILKPYFAQKGLNLVDFKLEFGKDKEGNIILIDEISPDNCRFWDMKSGEKMDKDRFRQGLGGVTVAYEQVLNRILGK; encoded by the coding sequence GTGGAAAAAAAAGAATTACTTTACGAAGGTAAAGCAAAAAAACTATACGCGACAGAAGATGAGAATTTAGTCATTTCTGAATTTAAAGATGACTTAACAGCATTTAATGGCGAAAAAAAATCCAGCGAAGTCGGAAAAGGAGCACTGAACAATAAAATTTCTACAGAATTGTTCAAACTCTTAGAAAAAAATGGTATTCCTACCCATTTTGTGAAAATGCTCGATGATAATCATATGCTTCATAAAAAAGTTGATGTTATTCTCATAGAGGTCATTGTTCGCAATATTGCAACAGGAAGTCTTACTCGTAATCTTGGTATTGAAGACGGTACAGTTCTACCTTTTACTCTTGTAGAGTTTGACTACAAAAATGATGAGCTTGGTGATCCTAAACTCAATGACCAGCATGCACTGATTCTTGGACTGGTTGATTTTCAGGATGAGCTTGACAAACTTCGCCGTATGGCTCGACAGGTAAATGATATTTTAAAGCCTTATTTTGCCCAAAAAGGTTTAAATCTAGTCGATTTTAAACTTGAATTTGGAAAAGACAAAGAGGGAAATATCATTCTCATTGATGAAATTTCACCGGACAACTGCCGTTTTTGGGATATGAAAAGTGGTGAAAAAATGGATAAAGACAGATTCCGTCAAGGACTTGGTGGCGTTACAGTAGCTTACGAGCAAGTATTAAACAGAATATTAGGAAAGTAA
- the purS gene encoding phosphoribosylformylglycinamidine synthase subunit PurS gives MKAIVNVFLKAGVLDSQGKAVHHALNSLQFSNVEDVRVGKQIILKLNETDKEKAMSDVTKMCEDLLANTVIEDYTIELV, from the coding sequence ATGAAAGCAATAGTAAATGTATTTTTAAAAGCAGGCGTATTGGACTCACAGGGAAAAGCTGTACACCATGCCCTTAACTCTCTACAATTTAGCAATGTTGAAGATGTTCGTGTAGGCAAACAGATCATACTCAAACTGAATGAAACAGACAAAGAAAAAGCAATGTCTGATGTGACAAAAATGTGTGAAGATCTTTTGGCAAACACCGTAATTGAAGACTATACTATAGAGCTTGTATAA